A region of the Mesoterricola sediminis genome:
GAGCTCTCGAGCCTGGAGACCATCAAGGACTTCGTGAAGGCCGGGGAGGGCATCGCCCTGATCCCCCGCATGAGCATGCGCGCCGAGCTGGAGGCCGGGACCCTCGTGTCCCCCAAGGTCCGCGGCCTCGCCATCGGCCGCGACGTCCGCCTCGTCCATCGCGCGGCCCGGAACCATTCCCTGGCCGGCAAGGCCTTCCTGGAGATCATCGACCGGGCCTATCCGCCGGCGTGACCGGGCAGGTCCGCCGGCCCCCTCAGACCATCCACCCCGCCGCGGCGCGGGCGGCCTCGTAGGCCTCGATCGCGGGCAGGCGCCGGAGGGTGCCTGCGATCTCGTCCAGGCCCTCCAGGAGGGCCGCCCGGCCCCAGGCTTCGCAGGTGAAGGGCCAGGCGCCTCCCCCGGCCCGGATCTCCAGGTTCGCCAGGTCCACGGTCACCGGGCCTCCGGCGGCCTGGATGGCGGCGATCGTCTCCGGCGGCGCCACGGCCGGCAGCAGGCCGTTCTTGAAGCTGTTGGTGCGGAAGATGTCGGCGAAGCCGGGCGCGATCACGACGCGGAACCCGTAGTCCAGGAGGGCCCAGGGGGCGTGCTCCCGGCTGGATCCGCACCCGAAGTTGGGCCCGGCCAGGAGGACCGTGGCGCCGCGGGCCTCGGGGCGGTTCAGGACGAAGGCGGGGTTCTCCACCCCCTCCTCCAGGTAGCGTTCGTCGTGGAAGAGGTGGCGGCCCAGGCCGCTCCGGAAGATCGTCGTGAGGAACTGCTTGGGGATGATGAAGTCGGTGTCGATGTTCCCGCGCACGAGGGCGGCCGCGGTGCCGTTGTGGACGGTGAAGGGTTCCATGGCGGCCTCAGAGGTAGTCGCGCACGTCGGCGAGGCGCCCCGCGACGGCGGCGGCGGCGGCCATGCCCGGCGAGACGAGGTGGGTGCGGCCGCCCCTGCCCTGGCGGCCTTCGAAGTTGCGGTTGCTGGTGCTGGCGCAGCGCTGGCCCGGGCGCAGCCGGTCCTCGTTCATGGCCAGGCACATGGAGCAGCCCGGCTCGCGCCATTCGCAGCCGGCCTCCAGGAAGACGCGGTCGAGGCCCTCGGCCTCGGCCTGGGCCTTGACGAGGCCGCTGCCGGGCACGACGAGGACCCGCACGCCGGGGGCCGCCTTCCGGCCCCGGAGGACGGCCGCGGCCTCCCGCAGGTCGGCGAGGCGCCCGTTGGTGCAGGAACCGATGAAGACGACGTCCACCGCCAGGTCCGCCAGGGGCTGGCCGGGGCGGATCCCCATGTAGGCGAGGGCCCGGGCCACGGCCTCGGCCCTGGCCGCGTCCGGCTGGGCGGCGGGGTCGGGGGCCTGCCCGGTGATGGCGGCCACGTCCTCCGGGTTGGTCCCCCAGGTGACCTGGGGGGCCAGGTCCGAGACGTCGAGCAGGTGCTCCCGGTCGAAGGCCGCGCCCGCGTCGGACCGCAGCGCCCGCCAGCGGGTCACCGCGTCGTCCCAGCGGGGCCCCCGGGGCGCCATGGGCCGGCCCTCGAGCCACGCGAACGTGGTTTCGTCCGGGGCCACGAGACCCGTCCGGGCGCCGGCCTCGATGGCCATGTTGCAGAGGGTCATGCGCGCCTCCATGCCCATGGCGCGCACCGCCTCGCCCGTGAATTCCAGCGCGTGGCCGGTGCCCCCGGCCATGCCGATGTCCCCGATCAGGCGGAGGGCGACATCCTTGGCGCCCACGCCCGGGGGGAGGACGCCCCGCACGTCCACGCGGAAGGTGCGCGCCCGGCGCTGGGCGAGGGTCTGGGTGGCGAGGACGTGCTCGACCTCGCTGGTGCCGATGCCGAAGGCCAGGGCACCGAAGGCCCCGTGGGTGCTGGTGTGGCTGTCGCCGCACACCACGGTGGTGCCGGGGAGGGTGAAGCCCTGCTCGGGCCCCACGATGTGGACGATGCCCTGG
Encoded here:
- the leuC gene encoding 3-isopropylmalate dehydratase large subunit — its product is MKTLYAKLWDSHVVEDLGDGNALLYIDRHLVHEVTSPQAFEGLDRAGRPVRRPQAALAVADHNVPTRDRALGAAGIGDATSRLQVETLEANVARFGVPYIPLRDPRQGIVHIVGPEQGFTLPGTTVVCGDSHTSTHGAFGALAFGIGTSEVEHVLATQTLAQRRARTFRVDVRGVLPPGVGAKDVALRLIGDIGMAGGTGHALEFTGEAVRAMGMEARMTLCNMAIEAGARTGLVAPDETTFAWLEGRPMAPRGPRWDDAVTRWRALRSDAGAAFDREHLLDVSDLAPQVTWGTNPEDVAAITGQAPDPAAQPDAARAEAVARALAYMGIRPGQPLADLAVDVVFIGSCTNGRLADLREAAAVLRGRKAAPGVRVLVVPGSGLVKAQAEAEGLDRVFLEAGCEWREPGCSMCLAMNEDRLRPGQRCASTSNRNFEGRQGRGGRTHLVSPGMAAAAAVAGRLADVRDYL
- the leuD gene encoding 3-isopropylmalate dehydratase small subunit — encoded protein: MEPFTVHNGTAAALVRGNIDTDFIIPKQFLTTIFRSGLGRHLFHDERYLEEGVENPAFVLNRPEARGATVLLAGPNFGCGSSREHAPWALLDYGFRVVIAPGFADIFRTNSFKNGLLPAVAPPETIAAIQAAGGPVTVDLANLEIRAGGGAWPFTCEAWGRAALLEGLDEIAGTLRRLPAIEAYEAARAAAGWMV